Proteins from one Malassezia vespertilionis chromosome 2, complete sequence genomic window:
- the TIP41 gene encoding Tap42 interacting protein (BUSCO:EOG092648XW; EggNog:ENOG503NXDN; COG:S), with translation MASAPTTQALPPRVQHRVFEHVRNGNVESRCADEELPIGSQVDTITERGIHVGPWTITVAHGSIANASDNDALSRLLDIPMPEMPFPHNVLVLHHHPSGFEYNFDATRALQCVDGVPAAHRLDPIDCAFELARAQGIDNGVARRKRALSGSGIKVSYANEWGKSRCLEQLLDPSQDTRSQAPGFDGPHSGSISSAKQFDWTYSTTWPGAPGCNAPPSLDRGGERIVHDPFQLGLDPARDRIPVERLGANSGQPILFYDDIMLFEDELGDNGSSMLNVKVRVMPNAFLVLQRFFLRVDNVVFRVFDTRIYCSFVPTDGEPVPAAERAEAGPSHWPRVIRECRGSEASYEDVKRYLVPHRPDDLSQLTNVSWVAETMDKIQAQRFRNEAAKAASGTGFAPSLAPAQAPSSALGNAPQNAILGEIEDSVPGWEGDGACVHVAVLRH, from the coding sequence ATGGCCAGTGCACCGACGACACAAGCTCTGCCTCCACGggtgcagcaccgcgtgTTTGAGCACGTTCGGAATGGCAATGTAgagtcgcgctgcgcggacgaggagctgccGATTGGCTCACAAGTAGACACGATCACCGAGCGGGGGATTCATGTTGGGCCGTGGACCATCACggttgcgcacggcagtATCGCGAATGCAAGCGACAACGATGCGCTCTCAAGGCTGCTTGATATCCCCATGCCGGAGATGCCGTTTCCACATAATGTGCTTGTTCTGCATCATCACCCCAGCGGGTTTGAGTATAATTTcgatgcgacgcgcgcattgcagtgcgtcgatggcgttcctgcggcgcaccgcctgGACCCGATTGACTGTGCTTTTGagctcgcacgcgcacaaGGAATTGACAAtggcgtggcgcggcggaaaCGCGCGCTTTCTGGGAGTGGGATCAAGGTATCCTACGCAAATGAGTGGGGCAAGTCGAGGTGCTtggagcagctgctggatCCCTCGCAAGATACCCGATCGCAAGCGCCGGGGTTTGATGGGCCGCACTCTGGCTCGATCTCGTCTGCAAAGCAATTTGACTGGACATACTCGACTACATggcccggcgcgccgggctGCAATGCCCCCCCTTCGCTGGACCGTGGCGGCGAGCGAATCGTTCACGATCCTTTTCAGCTGGGCCTGGATCCCGCGCGCGATCGAATCCCAGTAGAGCGTCTTGGTGCGAACAGTGGGCAGCCAATTTTGTTTTACGACGATATCATGCTGTTTGAGGACGAATTAGGAGACAATGGATCGAGTATGCTCAACGTCAAGGTGCGCGTCATGCCGAATGCATTCCTTGTCCTGCAGCGGTTCTTTTTGCGTGTGGATAATGTAGTTTTTCGCGTGTTTGATACGCGGATTTACTGCTCGTTTGTGCCGACTGACGGGGAGCCGGTTCCtgcggcggagcgcgccgaggctgGGCCGTCACATTGGCCGCGCGTTATTCGCGAATGCCGCGGCTCGGAAGCATCGTACGAGGATGTGAAGCGGTACCTTGTGCCGCACCGCCCGGACGATTTGTCGCAGCTGACAAATGTGAGTTGGGTCGCAGAGACGATGGACAAAATCCAAGCGCAGCGGTTCCGAAACGAggcggcaaaggcggcGTCTGGCACCGGTTTTGCACCGAgccttgcgcctgcacaggCGCCGAGCTCAGCACTTGGAAATGCGCCCCAGAATGCGATCCTTGGCGAGATAGAGGACTCTGTGCCCGGCTGGGAAGGCGATGGTGCTTGCGTACATGTAGCTGTGCTACGGCATTAG
- a CDS encoding uncharacterized protein (EggNog:ENOG503P5EI; COG:S; BUSCO:EOG092658X5) has translation MCRSAVCAHDGAVHKSPIGEVVPQLQLTFTCTVPDCGTRSTHEFAKRSYTDGIVLVQCPGCKSRHLIADNLGWFTENADEPRTVEEIVRAHGGRVRTGKVYANGQDGETVEIDAGRVEGGKA, from the coding sequence ATGTGCCGCAGTGCTGTGTGTGCACACgacggcgctgtgcacaaGTCTCCGATTGGGGAGGTCGTGCCGCAGCTTCAACTTACCTTTACATGCACGGTCCCTGATTGCGGCACACGATCTACGCATGAGTTTGCGAAACGCTCGTACACAGACGGGATCGTGCTTGTACAGTGCCCGGGGTGCAAGAGCCGCCACTTGATTGCGGATAATTTGGGGTGGTTTACCGAGAACGCGGATGAGCCGCGCACGGTGGAGGagattgtgcgtgcgcatggGGGACGTGTACGCACGGGGAAGGTGTATGCAAATGGGCAGGACGGCGAGACTGTCGAGATTGATGCGGGCAGAGTGGAAGGCGGCAAGGCGTAG
- the MRPS9 gene encoding 37S ribosomal protein S9, mitochondrial (COG:J; EggNog:ENOG503NYDK), translating to MLWAALRTSQARAVPGASIRMMHMTPVRSAQPGPARPPPPERLKPASPAYFTTKPSLVDTLQMLDQLTREVKRELELSFILSPNSKPPPLPQGPTNIWITRDTLHSKLGIALRASQYRSVISRLTLLLRYRALVLEYFAGVDGAFAERSTTRQKELAQQVEQVLRSFMSQHGKTQDRSVENAQTTRSATRGYVDEQGRAYARGRRKESSARIWLVRAKDGCVGEVLVNNVPMSQYFSRTDHREQVVWPLKLAGMLGQYNIFTIVRGGGHTGQAGAIAHGLANALVAMLGTVPGEHANATHAHVKHVLSKDGILNRDPRMVERKKPGLAKARKAFTWVKR from the coding sequence ATGCTGTGGGCAGCGCTGCGGACatcgcaagcgcgtgctGTACCGGGCGCAAGCATTCGCATGATGCACATGACGCCAGTGCGCTCTGCACAGCCAGGTCCTGCGCGCCCGCCCCCGCCGGAGCGTCTGAAGCCCGCGTCGCCCGCGTACTTTACCACCAAGCCGAGTCTCGTCGATACCTTGCAGATGCTGGACCAGCTTACGCGGGAAGTGAAGCGCGAGTTGGAGCTTTCCTTCATACTTTCGCCGAATTCgaagccgccgccgctgccgcaggGGCCGACGAATATTTGGATCACGCGCGATACGCTGCACAGCAAACTGGgcatcgcgctccgcgcTTCGCAGTACCGCAGTGTTATTTCACGGCTTACCCTGCTTCTGCGGTACCGCGCATTGGTTCTTGAATACTTTGCCGGAGTCGATGGCGCGTttgcggagcgcagcacCACCCGGCAAaaggagcttgcgcagcaggtGGAACAGGTCCTGCGCTCGTTTATGAGCCAGCACGGCAAGACACAGGACCGCTCGGTTGAGAATGCACAGACAACACGGAGTGCCACGCGTGGATATGTCGATGAGCAGGGACGTGCATACGCGCGTGGGCGACGGAAGGAAagcagtgcgcgcatttggctcgtgcgcgcaaaagacggCTGTGTGGGCGAGGTTTTGGTGAACAATGTGCCGATGAGCCAGTActtttcgcgcacggatCATCGCGAGCAGGTCGTGTGGCCACTCAAGCTGGCAGGGATGCTGGGCCAGTACAATATCTTTACCATTGTCCGCGGCGGAGGGCATACGGGACAGGCCGGTGCGATTGCACATGGGCTTGCGAATGCGCTCGTTGCGATGCTCGGCACCGTCCCTGGCGAGCATGCTAATGCGACACATGCGCATGTCAAGCATGTGCTTTCCAAGGACGGGATCCTCAACCGTGATCCTCGCATGGTCGAGCGAAAAAAGCCGGGCCTGGCCAAGGCACGCAAGGCATTTACTTGGGTCAAGCGTTAG
- a CDS encoding uncharacterized protein (SECRETED:SignalP(1-34); EggNog:ENOG503P9WV) codes for MPCAPFRAFAVQCTVLDNTLLVWCGAAPSSLADAEEDDEEIVQAMRDAGRALPRAAALNGRLTADWAVAMNRVCGKNIADVTGTQLYEHQSAMAIAMAQRLATKLEIAQVLLSLDLPEQLCTAGIVPLAPEHARALQCLELGIRRACSMALGSST; via the exons atgccgtgcgcgccgttcCGTGCGTTTGCGGTGCAGTGCACGGTGCTTGACAATACATTGCTGGTATGGTGCGGTGCTGCTCCGTCGTCGCTTGCGGACGCGGAGGAAGACGATGAAGAGATAGtgcaagcgatgcgcgatgcggGACGTGCGCTcccgcgcgccgccgcactgAACGGGCGCCTGACGGCTGACTGGGCGGTGGCGATGAATAGAGTGTGCGGCAAAAACATTGCG GATGTGACAGGGACGCAGCTGTACGAGCACCAAAGTGCGATGGCCATTGcgatggcgcagcgcctcg CGACCAAGCTCGAGATAGCACAGGTCTTGCTTTCGCTTGATTTGCCGGAGCAGCTGTGCACGGCGGGGAtcgtgccgcttgcgccggaGCATGCACGTGCGTTGCAGTGCTTGGAACTTGGGATCCGCCGCGCATGTAGCATGGCGCTTGGTAGTTCTACATAG
- the MSC2 gene encoding Putative zinc transporter msc2 (EggNog:ENOG503NUJZ; COG:P; TransMembrane:15 (i39-59o106-127i139-156o162-179i191-210o243-260i281-309o329-354i366-398o468-488i500-518o538-557i569-590o623-647i654-673o); BUSCO:EOG092621CK) produces the protein MDNHHPQTEPMQADPRQRGQFKVDALHGMQSQVSSRIRIHHLLGLLLTKTLVASAAWLARQWLLVPQFDLETFQIQVRDMLGENNISPENIQAAAAAMPVHAPASVWAVAVLSMSLAALVFLLAFRAWRWQAVWTEKSVWHLGVLGSLLFLQLLLWLSALRYLGATTVLIFTQFCDVWVRDLAIGWKSRTFGSMPVLFAMALAFLVAAATGSTVRIRRPFGEIVDPSTQAAFSMTSKLQDTTSLNHVLLGYVALTLYAVLTIETGRATFIVSKFVGGRRRAIVLATGLVSVVVLPISAIGAMLGLSTLPASLVPGRELTPQDQFELSHLAAYLVLALGLLVCDSLVTLTLESYVTLYAHMMHAWPMAIVGVIMIGFGVFAIHVAVVQVIAALCVWFALRTVLRHSPLYLTSWYKSHAHSMTLEEQRRAVSMDTTESSYTEALHLSYRIMVQLRGMVRTIVANSDSRRIFMFLCLNLGFMGVQMVWGVWTNSLGLISDAIHMFFDCTAIFMGLLASVMASWKTDGAFPYGYKRVETLSGFANGIFLVLISVFILFEAIQRIIEPPEMQNFTQLLIVSTLGLLVNLFGMFAMGHHHHHGHGQCHGHDHDHDHGHGHSHSHNMLGLYLHVMADTLGSVGVIISTILIHYFHWTGFDPIASLLIGLMILGSVVPLVIDSGRILCLDLSQGSANGVEQALGKLLTIPGVVSYSNARFWPLDGESLVGSLYIQAFLDTPPKVHDTVHRQQNQRDASTIALQAESLLKHEIYGLESVTVQVHTEGM, from the exons ATGGACAACCACCATCCCCAAACGGAGCCTATGCAGGCGGACCCACGCCAGCGGGGGCAGTTTAAGGTGGATGCTCTGCATGGGATGCAGTCGCAAGTATCCAGCAGAATCCGTATTCACCATCTGCTAGGCCTGTTACTGACCAAAACACTGGTggccagcgctgcgtggcttgcgcggcaatgGCTTCTTGTCCCCCAGTTCGATCTGGAAACGTTCCAGATCCAGGTGCGTGACATGCTTGGCGAGAATAACATTTCTCCTGAAAATATACAAGCTGCAGCTGCCGCCATgcccgtgcatgcgccagCGAGTGTATGGGCAGTCGCTGTGCTTTCCATgtcgcttgctgcgcttgtaTTTCTGCTCGCATTCCGCGCTTGGCGGTGGCAAGCGGTGTGGACAGAAAAAAGTGTTTGGCACTTGGGCGTGCTTGGCTCTTTGCTCTTTCTGCAGCTCCTGCTATGGCTCTCTGCGCTCCGCTATCTGGGCGCGACCACGGTGCTTATATTTACGCAATTCTGCGACGTATGGGTGCGTGACTTGGCCATCGGGTGGAAGAGTCGCACTTTTGGAAGCATGCCTGTGCTGTTTGCTATGGCGCTCGCCTTtctcgtcgctgccgctACGGGCTCGACAGTGCGGATCCGCCGCCCGTTTGGCGAGATCGTCGATCCCTCGACCCAAGCCGCCTTTTCCATGACGTCCAAGCTGCAGGACACCACCTCGCTGAACCATGTGCTCCTGGGATATGTTGCGCTCACACTCTACGCGGTGCTCACGATCGAGACGGGCCGTGCGACGTTTATCGTGTCCAAGTTTGTCGGCGGACGCCGGCGCGCAATTGTGCTGGCGACGGGCCTTGTTTCTGTCGTGGTACTGCCTATCTCTGCTATCGGTGCCATGCTTGGCCTGAGCACGCTCCCCGCCTCACTTGTGCCTGGCCGTGAACTTACGCCTCAGGACCAGTTTGAGCTGAGCCATTTGGCCGCGTACCTTGTGCTTGCACTGGGCCTCTTGGTCTGCGACTCGCTCGTCACACTCACCCTGGAATCCTACGTGACGCTCTATGCACATATGATGCATGCATGGCCGATGGCGATTGTCGGCGTGATCATGATTGGATTTGGCGTGTTTGCCATTCATGTTGCTGTCGTCCAAGTTATTGCCGCTCTCTGCGTGTGGTTTGCACTGCGGACGGTCCTGCGGCACTCTCCGCTTTACCTTACTTCGTGGTACAAGTCGCATGCGCACAGTATGAcgctcgaggagcagcgGAGGGCGGTTAGCATGGATACTACCGAGTCTAGCTATAcggaagcgctgcatttATCCTACCGGATCATggtccagctgcgcggGATGGTGCGTACGATCGTTGCAAATAGCGACTCGCGCCGCATATTCATGTTTCTCTGCTTGAATCTCGGTTTCATGGGCGTGCAGATGGTGTGGGGAGTGTGGACGAATAGCCTTGGACTGATCAGCGACGCGATCCATATGTTTTTTGACTGCACAGCAATCTTTATGGGGCTGCTTGCAAGTGTCATGGCATCATGGAAGACGGACGGGGCGTTTCCTTACGGGTACAAGCGCGTAGAGACGTTGTCCGGATTTGCCAATGGCATTTTCCTCGTGCTCATCAGCGTGTTTATCTTGTTTGAGGCGATACAGCGGATTATCGAGCCGCCAGAGATGCAAAACTTTACACAGCTCCTGATTGTAAGCACGTTGGGATTGTTGGTCAATTTGTTTGGCATGTTTGCCATGGGACACCACCACCACCATGGCCACGGGCAATGTCACGGCCATGATCATGATCATGACCACGGCCACGGCCATTCGCACTCCCACAACATGCTTGGGCTTTATCTGCACGTTATGGCGGATACGCTCGGATCCGTCGGTGTCATTATTAGCACGATCCTTATCCACTACTTCCACTGGACAGGATTTGACCCTATTGCATCGCTGCTCATTGGGCTCATGATTCTCGGATCTGTGGTCCCACTCGTAATCGACTCGGGACGGATTTTGTGCCTGGACCTGAGCCAGGGCAGTGCCAATGGCGTCGAGCAAGCTCTCGGCAAG CTTCTCACCATCCCCGGTGTCGTGAGCTACTCCAACGCACGTTTCTGGCCCCTCGATGGCGAATCGCTTGTGGGCTCGTTG TATATCCAAGCTTTTCTAGATACCCCGCCAAAAGTGCACGACACTGTGCATCGGCAACAAAACCAGCGAGACGCTTCGACAATCGCGCTCCAGGCCGAGTCGCTGCTTAAGCACGAGATTTACGGGCTCGAGTCGGTCACTGTACAAGTCCATACCGAGGGAATGTAG
- a CDS encoding carboxymethylenebutenolidase (EggNog:ENOG503P0BQ; COG:Q) translates to MSTSNKACCTLPPVQTDYKPKGTMEKVAGIDSYVTGDANATNVILCVYDIFGFWETTQQGADMLAAASKAKVVMPDFLRNKPWPIDAFPPRNDDESKRFNEWLETVGNVGNSVKEVLAISTALKEGGAERLGLYGFCWGGKVVSYVAGQSSPFVGVALVHPAFVAPEDANNVTVPIAFFPSKDEPKKDTDEFWRLLKEKAPKAAEKSEYVYYGENHHGFAAARADLKDPSNFKAYEDVYNRLCAFFCGLF, encoded by the coding sequence ATGAGCACTTCGAACAAGGCATGCTGCACACTCCCCCCCGTCCAAACGGACTACAAGCCAAAAGGCACTATGGAGAAAGTGGCAGGCATTGATAGCTATGTGACCGGGGATGCAAACGCAACGAACGTTATCCTCTGTGTCTACGACATCTTTGGTTTCTGGGAGACGACCCAGCAGGGTGCCGATATGCTCGCTGCCGCGTCCAAGGCCAAGGTCGTCATGCCTGACTTTTTGCGTAACAAGCCTTGGCCAATCGACGCTTTCCCTCCGCGCAACGACGACGAATCGAAGCGCTTCAACGAGTGGCTCGAGACCGTCGGCAACGTTGGCAACTCGGTCAAGGAAGTGCTGGCCATCTCTACTGCACTCAAAGAGGGTGGTGCCGAGCGTCTCGGTCTATACGGTTTCTGCTGGGGCGGCAAGGTCGTTAGTTACGTGGCCGGACAGAGCTCGCCGTTTGTAGGCGTTGCGCTTGTCCACCCTGCGTTTGTTGCGCCCGAGGATGCAAACAACGTTACCGTGCCCATTGCTTTCTTCCCATCCAAGGATGAGCCGAAGAAGGACACAGACGAGTTTTGGCGCCTGCTCAAGGAAAAGGCACCCAAGGCCGCGGAAAAGAGCGAATACGTTTACTACGGCGAGAACCACCACGgctttgccgctgcgcgtgcagatCTCAAGGACCCAAGCAACTTCAAGGCGTACGAGGACGTGTATAACCGTCTCTGTGCATTCTTCTGTGGCTTATTTTAG
- the HAT1 gene encoding histone acetyltransferase (EggNog:ENOG503NWPI; COG:B; BUSCO:EOG09263EVJ): MPAWTSNANEATRLRLVGAPAPQDAVFYPEFTYPIFGEAETIFGYEGLHINLDFCSGSLMPSLGVSYSAKNSKTSAKIDDPEETLRAFLPDTLARHDTLVSLAEKEAQGGAFSPHGTNIAEYSVKGKERASRGVFGARARTSDAARNFVVHHATWDTPGFRAWHERAQIFTLFYIEGASYIDDQDPNWEFYTIFERTRGENADAYHFVGYTSTYRFWSWQDKTRLRISQFLILPPYQKQGHGTQLYDTVFARALDDARVCEVTVEDPSESFDLLRDKCDLRRIANAPMITTARKDNQLHAPLAHTWSEEARAQAKMAPRQWSRILEMLLLVHLDADNEESMRAYRLQIKARIFRVNREALLQLPRAQRQAKLQETFEAVVDEYSEITGAPLPDMLLEAPPIVERDELHIPGLAKRAASAVILLGDGEEEEEEEEYAHKARRLG, translated from the coding sequence ATGCCAGCTTGGACGAGCAACGCGAATGAGGCAACAAGGCTGCGGCTTGTCGGTGCGCCGGCCCCACAAGACGCTGTGTTTTACCCCGAATTTACGTACCCAATCTTTGGCGAGGCGGAGACGATATTTGGGTACGAAGGACTGCATATCAACCTGGACTTTTGCTCCGGAAGCCTGATGCCGTCTTTGGGCGTGTCGTACAGTGCCAAGAACAGCAAGACGAGCGCAAAAATTGACGATCCGGAGgagacgctgcgtgcgttTTTGCCAGATACGCTTGCGCGTCACGATACCTTGGTATCGCTGGCggaaaaagaggcgcaggGCGGCGCCTTTTCGCCGCACGGCACAAATATAGCCGAGTACAGCGTCAAAGGTAAGGAGCGAGCATCGCGTGGCGTctttggcgcacgcgcacgtaCGTCCGACGCTGCTCGTAACTTTGTCGTACACCATGCCACTTGGGACACGCCAGGTTTCCGCGCATGGCACGAGCGCGCCCAGATTTTTACCCTATTCTACATCGAGGGCGCTTCCTACATCGACGACCAGGACCCGAACTGGGAGTTTTACACCATTTTTGAGCGCACGCGAGGCGAAAATGCCGATGCATACCATTTTGTCGGGTACACGAGCACCTACCGGTTCTGGAGCTGGCAGGACAAGACGCGGCTGCGCATCAGCCAATTCCTCATCCTTCCTCCGTACCAGAAGCAAGGGCATGGTACACAGCTGTATGATACTGTGttcgcgcgtgcattggacgatgcgcgtgtGTGCGAAGTGACGGTCGAGGACCCGTCCGAATCGTTTgacttgctgcgcgacaagtgtgatttgcggcgcattgccaaTGCACCCATGATTACAACTGCACGCAAAGACAACCAgctccatgcgccgctcgcacaTACGTGGAGtgaagaggcgcgcgcacaggcgaaaatggcgccgcggcaatgGTCGCGTATCCTGGAAATGCTCCTGCTCGTGCACCTCGATGCAGACAATGAGGAAAGCATGCGTGCGTATCGCTTGCAAatcaaggcgcgcatttttCGTGTGAAccgcgaggcgctcttgcagctgccgcgtgcgcagcgccaggcGAAGCTGCAGGAGACGTTCGAGGCGGTCGTCGATGAGTACAGCGAGATTACCGGCGCGCCTCTGCCGGATATGCTGCTCGAAGCACCGCCGATCGTGGAGAGggacgagctgcacatACCAGGGCTCGCAAAGCGTGCTGCGAGCGCCGTGATTCTGCTGGGGGAcggcgaggaggaggaggaagaggaggagtATGCAcacaaggcacgccgcttggGATAG